From a single Streptomyces rubradiris genomic region:
- a CDS encoding M16 family metallopeptidase: MTSRSSKATARPSSEARAVARTQTLIQGAGGIGTVRKTTLPGGLRIVTETLPSVRSATFGIWAHVGSRDETRSLNGATHYLEHLLFKGTARRSALDISAALDAVGGEMNAFTAKEYTCYYARVLDTDLPLAIDVVCDMLTGSLILEEDVDVERGAILEEIAMTEDDPGDCVHDLFAHTMFGDNALGRPVLGTVDTVNALTADRIRRFYKKHYDPTHLVVACAGNIDHAKVVRQVRAAFEKAGALKNPEAKPIAPRDGSRTIRTSGKVELLGRKTEQAHVVLGMPGLARSDDRRWAMGVLNTALGGGMSSRLFQEVREKRGLAYSVYSYTSGFADCGLFGVYAGCRPSQVHDVLRICRDELDQVARDGLSDDEIARAIGQLRGSTVLGLEDTGALMNRIGKSELCWGEQMSVDDMLAKIAAVTPDEVRSVARDILGQRPSLSVIGPLKDKQAARLHDAVA, encoded by the coding sequence GTGACGTCCCGTAGCTCCAAGGCGACGGCCCGCCCCTCTTCGGAGGCGCGGGCCGTCGCCCGTACCCAAACCCTCATCCAGGGCGCGGGCGGCATCGGCACGGTCCGCAAGACCACCCTCCCGGGCGGCCTGCGCATCGTCACCGAGACGCTGCCCTCGGTCCGCTCCGCGACCTTCGGCATCTGGGCCCACGTCGGCTCCCGTGACGAGACCCGGTCCCTGAACGGCGCCACGCACTACCTGGAGCACCTGCTCTTCAAGGGCACGGCCCGGCGCAGCGCGCTCGACATCTCCGCCGCGCTCGACGCGGTCGGCGGCGAGATGAACGCGTTCACGGCCAAGGAGTACACGTGCTACTACGCGCGCGTGCTCGACACCGACCTGCCGCTGGCCATCGACGTGGTCTGCGACATGCTGACCGGCTCGCTGATCCTGGAGGAGGACGTCGACGTCGAACGCGGCGCGATCCTCGAAGAGATCGCCATGACCGAGGACGACCCCGGCGACTGCGTGCACGACCTGTTCGCGCACACCATGTTCGGCGACAACGCCCTCGGCCGCCCGGTCCTCGGCACGGTCGACACGGTCAACGCCCTCACCGCCGACCGCATCCGCCGCTTCTACAAGAAGCACTACGACCCGACCCACCTCGTGGTCGCCTGCGCCGGCAACATCGACCACGCCAAGGTCGTCCGCCAGGTCCGCGCGGCCTTCGAGAAGGCCGGCGCCCTGAAGAACCCGGAGGCGAAGCCCATCGCCCCGCGCGACGGCAGCCGTACGATCCGCACCTCCGGCAAGGTCGAACTGCTCGGCCGCAAGACCGAGCAGGCGCACGTCGTCCTCGGCATGCCCGGCCTCGCCCGCTCCGACGACCGCCGTTGGGCCATGGGCGTGCTCAACACCGCCCTCGGCGGCGGCATGTCCTCCCGCCTCTTCCAGGAGGTCCGGGAGAAGCGCGGCCTCGCCTACAGCGTGTACTCGTACACCTCCGGCTTCGCCGACTGCGGCCTGTTCGGTGTCTACGCCGGCTGCCGGCCCAGCCAGGTCCACGACGTGCTGCGGATCTGCCGCGACGAACTCGACCAGGTGGCGCGCGACGGCCTGTCGGACGACGAGATCGCCCGCGCCATCGGCCAGCTGCGCGGCTCCACCGTCCTCGGCCTGGAGGACACCGGCGCGCTGATGAACCGCATCGGCAAGAGCGAGCTGTGCTGGGGCGAGCAGATGTCCGTCGACGACATGCTGGCGAAGATAGCCGCGGTCACCCCGGACGAGGTCCGTTCGGTCGCCCGCGACATCCTGGGACAGCGTCCGTCGCTGTCGGTCATCGGCCCGCTCAAGGACAAGCAGGCCGCCCGGCTGCACGACGCGGTCGCCTGA
- a CDS encoding SpoIIE family protein phosphatase, producing MTTGLIPGGQPPDPQPTGELMPQQRHEPPGETALHADDRPRSSVITARAAASFEPVGRSVATARSFVRDTLQGWGFADIVDDAVVLTSELVTNAVVHAGTHADVLCLRTEDGVRIEVSDRYPEREVPLQSSAVSMGSPDREGGRGLQLCAALATRWGVDYTPTHKNVWFQLNLPERPVGTRTAGPALPADLLPLADGRVRVAVLQIDRKGGISAWNEDAEELFGYPASDVIGKPLTDLAAWPHTPGTGTGIAEALQLSRWEGTYGIRRADGRVAQVYASHLRVRDTGGEPSTVCLLVRDHERAVLQTPPRVPAGDQAPSSDGQSTDPFEVFIGSPAPDDLDGLLQRTVERARDMLDGDSAFLLLATDDETELEVRASTGLPSARQRFARVPVEAGPGRYGSARMPAVHDDLAAVPGAVPLLAGTGMRSVVTVPLKVEGRLTGSLGVAAEAPGRYTNEEALRLQFAADRIALAVESARLGELERLRRGSLSFLVEASDLLAGTLDRDQTLALMAQMTVPTLATWCAVYTIADQASEPYLSYVLHEDEELIDGIKSLLSKIPPPDPVPTPGARVWTAPGEVAHQAALRTSMRSLGLAGGPTHRIASGIGPTLATAAAVGGETVVLPLVARNRVIGMLTLGKPTDEHFRQEILELAEDLSRRAALALDNARLYSERTAISQSLQRSLLPPGLPQIDGVEVEVIYRAAGEGNEVGGDFYDVFPIGNGAYGFAIGDVCGTGPNAAAVTGLARHALRLLAREGLSGPAVLQRLNSAILDEGDRSRFLTLLYGELRTRADGSAELKVVCAGHPLPLRLRQDGTVTAAAEPQPLLGVIEDLELYEETVTLDPGDVLLCVTDGVTERREGSRMLGDDGLADVLTTCTGLTAGAVAARIMRAVERFASDAPSDDMAILAMRVPGIHQEA from the coding sequence ATGACCACCGGACTGATCCCCGGGGGACAGCCCCCGGACCCACAGCCGACGGGCGAGCTGATGCCGCAGCAGCGGCACGAACCGCCCGGCGAGACAGCCCTGCATGCCGACGACCGGCCGAGGAGTTCTGTGATCACCGCGCGTGCGGCCGCCAGTTTCGAACCCGTCGGGCGCTCCGTCGCGACCGCCCGGTCCTTCGTCCGCGACACCCTCCAGGGCTGGGGATTCGCCGACATCGTGGACGACGCGGTCGTCCTGACCAGCGAGCTGGTCACCAACGCCGTCGTCCACGCGGGCACGCACGCGGACGTGCTGTGCCTGCGCACCGAGGACGGCGTGCGCATCGAGGTCTCCGACCGCTACCCGGAGCGCGAGGTCCCCCTCCAGAGCTCCGCCGTCTCCATGGGCAGCCCGGACCGCGAGGGCGGCCGGGGCCTCCAGCTCTGCGCGGCCCTGGCCACCCGCTGGGGCGTCGACTACACCCCCACCCACAAGAACGTCTGGTTCCAGCTCAACCTCCCCGAACGCCCGGTCGGCACCCGCACCGCCGGGCCCGCCCTGCCCGCCGACCTGCTGCCGCTGGCCGACGGCCGGGTCCGCGTCGCCGTCCTCCAGATCGACCGCAAGGGCGGCATCAGCGCCTGGAACGAGGACGCCGAGGAGCTGTTCGGCTACCCGGCCTCCGACGTCATCGGCAAACCCCTCACCGACCTCGCGGCCTGGCCGCACACCCCGGGCACCGGCACCGGCATCGCCGAGGCCCTCCAGCTCTCCCGCTGGGAGGGCACCTACGGCATCCGCCGCGCCGACGGCCGCGTGGCCCAGGTGTACGCCTCCCATCTGCGGGTCCGTGACACCGGCGGCGAACCCTCGACCGTGTGCCTGCTGGTCCGCGACCACGAACGCGCCGTCCTGCAGACGCCGCCCCGCGTCCCGGCCGGCGACCAGGCGCCGTCCTCCGACGGCCAGAGCACCGACCCCTTCGAGGTGTTCATCGGCTCCCCCGCCCCGGACGACCTCGACGGACTGCTCCAGCGCACCGTGGAACGCGCCCGCGACATGCTCGACGGCGACTCCGCGTTCCTGCTGCTGGCCACCGACGACGAGACCGAGCTGGAGGTCCGCGCCTCCACCGGACTGCCCTCCGCCCGCCAGCGCTTCGCACGCGTACCGGTCGAGGCGGGCCCCGGCCGCTACGGCTCCGCCCGCATGCCCGCCGTCCACGACGACCTGGCCGCCGTCCCCGGGGCCGTACCGCTGCTCGCCGGCACCGGCATGCGCTCGGTCGTCACCGTCCCGCTGAAGGTCGAGGGCCGCCTCACCGGCTCCCTGGGCGTCGCCGCCGAGGCACCCGGCCGCTACACCAACGAGGAGGCGCTGCGCCTGCAGTTCGCCGCCGACCGGATCGCCCTGGCCGTCGAGTCGGCCCGTCTCGGCGAGCTGGAGCGGCTGCGCCGCGGCTCGCTGAGCTTCCTGGTGGAGGCATCCGACCTGCTGGCCGGCACCCTGGACCGGGACCAGACGCTGGCCCTGATGGCCCAGATGACGGTCCCGACCCTGGCCACCTGGTGCGCGGTGTACACGATCGCCGACCAGGCCTCCGAGCCGTACCTGTCCTACGTCCTGCACGAGGACGAGGAACTCATCGACGGCATCAAGTCGTTGCTGTCGAAGATCCCGCCGCCGGACCCGGTGCCGACCCCCGGCGCCCGGGTCTGGACGGCCCCGGGCGAGGTCGCCCACCAGGCGGCCCTGCGCACCTCCATGCGCAGCCTGGGCCTGGCCGGCGGACCCACGCACCGGATCGCCTCCGGCATCGGCCCGACGCTGGCCACGGCGGCCGCGGTCGGCGGGGAGACCGTGGTCCTGCCGCTGGTCGCCCGCAACCGCGTCATCGGCATGCTGACCCTCGGCAAGCCCACCGACGAGCACTTCCGCCAGGAGATCCTGGAACTCGCCGAGGACCTCAGCCGCCGGGCCGCCCTCGCCCTGGACAACGCCCGCCTGTACTCGGAGCGCACGGCCATCAGCCAGTCCCTCCAGCGCAGCCTGCTCCCGCCCGGCCTGCCGCAGATCGACGGCGTCGAGGTCGAGGTCATCTACCGCGCGGCGGGCGAGGGCAACGAGGTCGGCGGCGACTTCTACGACGTCTTCCCCATCGGCAACGGCGCGTACGGCTTCGCCATCGGCGACGTCTGCGGTACCGGCCCCAACGCGGCGGCGGTCACCGGCCTGGCCCGGCACGCCCTGCGCCTGCTGGCCCGCGAGGGCCTGTCCGGCCCAGCGGTGCTACAACGCCTGAACTCCGCGATCCTCGACGAGGGGGACCGCAGCCGCTTCCTGACGCTCCTCTACGGCGAGTTGCGGACCCGGGCGGACGGCAGCGCCGAGCTGAAGGTGGTCTGCGCCGGCCACCCGCTGCCGCTGCGCCTGCGCCAGGACGGCACGGTGACGGCCGCGGCCGAGCCGCAGCCGCTGCTGGGCGTCATCGAGGACCTGGAGCTGTACGAGGAGACGGTCACCCTCGACCCGGGGGACGTGCTGCTCTGCGTCACGGACGGAGTCACCGAACGCCGTGAGGGCTCGCGCATGCTGGGCGACGACGGCCTCGCCGATGTCCTCACCACGTGCACGGGACTGACGGCGGGTGCGGTCGCGGCGCGCATCATGCGCGCGGTCGAGCGGTTCGCCTCTGACGCCCCGTCGGACGACATGGCGATTCTGGCGATGCGCGTCCCGGGCATTCACCAGGAGGCGTGA
- a CDS encoding tetratricopeptide repeat protein — MRAKITYLVTAAVLVFYFVLVGSRGVMLIQSGTLITVTFGVAVLILPVIGLWFLWKNTEFVRKANQLAAELEAEGGLPLDELKRLPSGRIDRDSADEVFARRRAETEASPGDWRCWFRLAVAYHDARDTPRARKAMQRAIALHDGKPVRA, encoded by the coding sequence ATGCGCGCGAAGATCACCTACCTCGTCACGGCCGCCGTCCTGGTCTTCTACTTCGTCCTGGTCGGCAGCCGTGGCGTGATGCTCATCCAGTCCGGCACGCTCATCACCGTCACCTTCGGCGTGGCGGTGCTGATCCTGCCGGTCATCGGCCTGTGGTTCCTGTGGAAGAACACCGAGTTCGTCCGCAAGGCCAACCAGCTGGCCGCCGAACTGGAGGCCGAGGGGGGCCTGCCGCTGGACGAGCTGAAACGCCTGCCCAGCGGCCGGATCGACCGTGACTCGGCCGACGAGGTCTTCGCCAGGCGCAGGGCCGAGACGGAGGCGTCCCCCGGCGACTGGCGCTGCTGGTTCCGCCTCGCCGTCGCCTACCACGACGCCCGCGACACCCCGCGGGCCCGCAAGGCGATGCAGCGGGCCATCGCCCTGCACGACGGAAAGCCCGTACGGGCCTGA
- the dapA gene encoding 4-hydroxy-tetrahydrodipicolinate synthase, whose amino-acid sequence MAPTSTPQTPFGRVLTAMVTPFTADGALDLDGAQRLAAHLVDAGNDGLIVNGTTGESPTTGDAEKSDLVRAVLEAVGDRAHVVAGVGTNDTHHSVELAREAERVGAHGLLVVTPYYNKPPQEGLYRHFTTVADATGLPVMLYDIPGRSGVPINTETLVRLAEHPRIVANKDAKGDLGRASWAIARSGLAWYSGDDMLNLPLLSVGAVGFVSVVGHLVTPDLRALVDAFVSGDVVKATEIHQKLLPVYTGMFRTQGVMTTKAALALQGLPAGPLRSPMVECSAEEIAQLKIDLAAGGVQL is encoded by the coding sequence ATGGCTCCGACCTCGACTCCGCAGACCCCCTTCGGGCGGGTCCTCACCGCCATGGTCACGCCTTTCACGGCGGACGGCGCACTCGACCTCGACGGCGCGCAGCGGCTCGCCGCCCACCTGGTGGACGCAGGCAACGACGGCCTGATCGTCAACGGCACCACCGGCGAGTCCCCGACCACCGGCGATGCGGAGAAATCGGACCTGGTACGAGCCGTCCTGGAGGCCGTCGGCGACCGCGCCCACGTCGTCGCCGGCGTCGGGACCAACGACACCCACCACAGCGTCGAGCTGGCCCGCGAGGCGGAGCGCGTCGGCGCCCACGGACTGCTGGTCGTCACGCCGTACTACAACAAGCCCCCGCAAGAGGGCCTGTACCGGCACTTCACGACCGTCGCCGACGCCACCGGCCTGCCGGTCATGCTCTACGACATCCCCGGCCGCAGCGGCGTCCCGATCAACACCGAGACGCTGGTCCGGCTCGCGGAGCACCCCCGGATCGTCGCCAACAAGGACGCCAAGGGCGACCTCGGCCGCGCCAGCTGGGCCATCGCGCGCTCCGGTCTCGCCTGGTACTCCGGTGACGACATGCTGAACCTCCCGCTGCTCTCGGTCGGCGCGGTCGGCTTCGTCTCGGTCGTCGGCCACCTGGTCACGCCCGACCTGCGCGCCCTGGTGGACGCGTTCGTCTCCGGTGACGTCGTCAAGGCCACCGAGATCCACCAGAAGCTGCTCCCGGTCTACACCGGCATGTTCCGCACCCAGGGCGTCATGACCACCAAGGCCGCGCTCGCGCTCCAGGGCCTGCCCGCCGGACCGCTGCGCTCGCCCATGGTCGAGTGCTCCGCCGAGGAGATCGCCCAGCTCAAGATCGATCTTGCTGCCGGCGGGGTACAGCTCTGA
- the dapB gene encoding 4-hydroxy-tetrahydrodipicolinate reductase: protein MSKLRVAVLGAKGRIGSEAVKAVEAAEDMELVAALGRGDKLETLAETGAQVAVELTTPASVMGNLDFCVRHGIHAVVGTTGWTDERLAQLKGWLDRSPETGVLIAPNFSIGAVLTMKFAQLAAPYFESVEVVELHHPNKVDAPSGTATRTAQLIAEARRAAGTAPAPDATATALDGARGASVDGIPVHAVRLRGLLAHQEVLLGGEGETLTVRHDSLHHSSFMPGILLGARRVVTTPGLTFGLEHFLDLS from the coding sequence ATGAGCAAGCTGCGCGTGGCGGTCCTCGGTGCCAAGGGCCGGATCGGATCCGAGGCGGTCAAGGCGGTCGAGGCCGCCGAGGACATGGAACTGGTCGCCGCCCTCGGCCGGGGCGACAAGCTGGAGACGCTGGCCGAGACCGGCGCCCAGGTCGCGGTCGAGCTGACCACCCCGGCCTCGGTCATGGGCAACCTCGACTTCTGCGTGCGCCACGGCATCCACGCGGTCGTCGGGACCACCGGCTGGACCGACGAGCGCCTCGCGCAGCTGAAGGGCTGGCTCGACCGGTCCCCGGAGACCGGCGTGCTCATCGCGCCGAACTTCTCCATCGGGGCCGTGCTCACCATGAAGTTCGCACAGCTCGCCGCGCCCTACTTCGAGTCGGTCGAGGTGGTCGAACTGCACCACCCGAACAAGGTGGACGCCCCCTCCGGCACCGCCACGCGCACCGCCCAGCTCATCGCCGAGGCCCGCCGGGCGGCCGGCACGGCCCCGGCGCCGGACGCCACGGCCACCGCCCTCGACGGCGCCCGGGGCGCCAGCGTGGACGGCATCCCCGTGCACGCCGTACGGCTGCGCGGCCTGCTCGCCCACCAGGAGGTGCTGCTCGGCGGCGAGGGGGAGACCCTGACCGTCCGGCACGACTCGCTGCACCACAGCAGCTTCATGCCGGGCATCCTGCTCGGCGCCCGCCGCGTGGTGACCACTCCGGGCCTCACCTTCGGCCTGGAACACTTCCTGGACCTGAGCTGA
- a CDS encoding phage holin family protein — MPLPFLTADRSFETAAESALPHDDPDRWRRPYRPGPWRVGVAALWLLIASFVLFGAVLTALTGSVPSATAVLVVGLLIIAGALRLLRVGVWVSRRGLRRTGFLLTRTLPWERVVSVRTVQRPVRWLGLPRTVQGQALALVRTDLPPDDTPPLLTTHTLDFLGRPMAFDRAADAVEAWAAECGRG, encoded by the coding sequence GTGCCCCTGCCCTTCCTGACGGCCGACCGCAGCTTCGAGACGGCAGCCGAGAGCGCGCTGCCCCATGACGACCCGGACCGCTGGCGGCGCCCCTACCGGCCCGGTCCCTGGCGGGTGGGCGTGGCCGCGCTGTGGCTGCTGATCGCCTCGTTCGTGCTGTTCGGCGCGGTGCTCACCGCGCTGACCGGCTCGGTGCCCAGCGCTACGGCGGTGCTCGTCGTGGGCCTGCTGATCATCGCGGGCGCGCTGCGGCTGCTGCGCGTGGGGGTGTGGGTGAGCCGGCGCGGACTGCGCCGGACCGGCTTCCTGCTGACGCGGACGCTGCCGTGGGAGCGGGTGGTGTCGGTGCGCACGGTGCAGCGGCCGGTGCGCTGGCTGGGGCTGCCGCGCACGGTGCAGGGGCAGGCGCTGGCCCTCGTCCGCACGGACCTGCCGCCGGACGACACCCCGCCGCTGCTGACCACGCACACCCTGGACTTCCTGGGCCGGCCGATGGCCTTCGACCGGGCGGCCGACGCGGTGGAGGCGTGGGCGGCGGAGTGCGGGCGCGGCTGA
- the thyX gene encoding FAD-dependent thymidylate synthase, whose protein sequence is MTRTPDEPKIDLRSDVTVELVKHSATDSDVLFAARVSTLGEQSLDELNKDPERSKGLINYLMRDRHGSPFEHNSMTFFISAPIFVFREFMRHRVGWSYNEESGRYRELQPVFYVPDAGRKLVQEGRPGKYVFVEGTEEQHALAGQAMEDAYRQAYAAYQEMLAQGIAREVARSVLPVGLYSSMYATCNARSLMHFLGLRTQHELAKVPSFPQREIEMVGEKMEAEWAKLMPLTYAAFNANGRVAP, encoded by the coding sequence GTGACCCGCACCCCGGATGAGCCGAAGATCGACCTGCGCAGTGATGTCACCGTCGAACTGGTCAAGCACAGCGCGACGGACTCCGACGTGCTCTTCGCGGCCCGTGTGTCGACCCTCGGGGAGCAGTCCCTGGACGAGCTGAACAAGGACCCCGAGCGCTCCAAGGGCCTGATCAACTACCTGATGCGCGACCGGCACGGCAGCCCGTTCGAGCACAACTCGATGACGTTCTTCATCAGCGCCCCGATCTTCGTCTTCCGCGAGTTCATGCGGCACCGCGTCGGCTGGTCGTACAACGAGGAGTCCGGCCGCTACCGGGAGCTCCAGCCGGTCTTCTACGTTCCCGACGCCGGCCGCAAGCTGGTCCAGGAGGGCCGGCCGGGCAAGTACGTCTTCGTGGAGGGCACCGAGGAGCAGCACGCCCTGGCCGGACAGGCCATGGAGGACGCGTACCGCCAGGCATACGCCGCCTACCAGGAGATGCTCGCCCAGGGCATCGCCCGCGAGGTCGCCCGCTCGGTCCTCCCCGTCGGCCTCTACTCCTCGATGTACGCCACCTGCAACGCGCGCTCCCTGATGCACTTCCTCGGCCTGCGCACCCAGCACGAGCTGGCCAAGGTGCCCTCCTTCCCGCAGCGGGAGATCGAGATGGTGGGCGAGAAGATGGAGGCGGAGTGGGCGAAGCTCATGCCGCTGACGTACGCCGCCTTCAACGCGAACGGACGTGTGGCCCCGTAA
- a CDS encoding ribonuclease J, with translation MSHPHPELGPPPPLPEGGLRVTPLGGLGEIGRNMTVFEYGGRLLIVDCGVLFPEEEQPGIDLILPDFSSIRDRLDDIEGIVLTHGHEDHIGGVPYLLREKPDIPLIGSKLTLALIEAKLQEHRIRPYTLEVAEGDRERVGPFDCEFVAVNHSIPDALAVAIRTPAGMVVHTGDFKMDQLPLDNRLTDLHAFARLSEEGIDLLLADSTNAEVPGFVPPERDISNVLRQVFAGARKRIIVASFASHVHRIQQILDAAHEYGRRVAFVGRSMVRNMGIARDLGYLRVPAGLVVDVRALDDLPDEEVVLVCTGSQGEPMAALSRMANRDHQIRIVDGDTVILASSLIPGNENAVYRVINGLTRWGAHVVHKGNAKVHVSGHASAGELLYFYNICRPRNLMPVHGEWRHLRANAELGALTGVPHDRIVIAEDGVAVDLVGGKAKISGKVQAGYVYVDGLSVGDVGEPALKDRKILGDEGIISVFVVIDASTGKITGGPHIQARGSGIEDSAFADVLPKITDSLERSAQDGVVEPHQLQQLVRRTLGKWVSDTYRRRPMILPVVVEV, from the coding sequence TTGAGTCATCCGCATCCTGAACTCGGCCCGCCGCCGCCGCTCCCCGAAGGCGGCCTGCGGGTCACCCCGCTCGGCGGCCTCGGCGAAATCGGCCGGAACATGACCGTGTTCGAGTACGGCGGCCGCCTGCTGATCGTCGACTGCGGAGTGCTCTTCCCCGAGGAGGAGCAGCCCGGAATCGACCTGATCCTGCCGGACTTCTCGTCCATCAGGGACCGCCTCGACGACATCGAGGGCATCGTCCTCACCCATGGTCACGAGGACCACATCGGCGGTGTCCCGTACCTGCTCCGCGAGAAGCCGGACATCCCGCTGATCGGCTCCAAGCTCACCCTCGCCCTGATCGAGGCGAAGCTCCAGGAGCACCGGATCCGTCCCTACACCCTGGAGGTGGCGGAAGGGGACCGCGAGCGCGTCGGTCCCTTCGACTGCGAGTTCGTCGCCGTCAACCACTCCATCCCGGACGCCCTGGCCGTCGCCATCCGCACCCCCGCCGGCATGGTGGTGCACACCGGCGACTTCAAGATGGACCAGCTCCCGCTGGACAACCGCCTCACCGACCTGCACGCGTTCGCGCGGCTGAGCGAGGAGGGCATCGATCTCCTCCTCGCCGATTCGACGAACGCGGAGGTCCCGGGCTTCGTCCCGCCGGAGCGCGACATCTCCAACGTGCTGCGGCAGGTCTTCGCCGGCGCCCGCAAGCGGATCATCGTGGCGAGCTTCGCCAGCCATGTCCACCGCATCCAGCAGATCCTGGACGCGGCGCACGAGTACGGCCGCCGGGTCGCCTTCGTCGGCCGCTCCATGGTCCGCAACATGGGCATCGCCCGCGACCTCGGGTATCTGAGGGTCCCGGCGGGCCTGGTGGTGGACGTCCGGGCGCTGGACGACCTGCCCGACGAAGAGGTGGTCCTGGTCTGCACGGGTTCCCAGGGCGAGCCGATGGCGGCCCTGTCCCGCATGGCCAACCGCGACCACCAGATCCGCATCGTGGACGGTGACACGGTCATCCTCGCCTCCTCGCTGATCCCGGGGAACGAGAACGCGGTCTACCGCGTGATCAACGGCCTGACCCGCTGGGGCGCCCACGTCGTCCACAAGGGCAACGCCAAGGTGCACGTATCCGGCCACGCGTCCGCGGGCGAGCTGCTGTACTTCTACAACATCTGCCGCCCGAGAAACCTGATGCCGGTCCACGGCGAATGGCGCCACCTGCGGGCCAACGCCGAGCTGGGCGCCCTGACCGGCGTCCCGCACGACCGGATCGTCATCGCCGAGGACGGCGTGGCGGTCGACCTGGTCGGGGGCAAGGCCAAGATCTCCGGCAAGGTCCAGGCCGGTTACGTCTACGTCGACGGCCTCTCGGTCGGCGATGTCGGCGAGCCGGCGCTGAAGGACCGCAAGATCCTCGGCGACGAGGGCATCATCTCGGTCTTCGTCGTCATCGACGCCTCCACCGGCAAGATCACCGGGGGCCCGCACATCCAGGCCCGTGGCTCCGGCATCGAGGACTCGGCGTTCGCCGACGTCCTGCCGAAGATCACGGACTCCCTGGAGCGGTCCGCCCAGGACGGCGTGGTGGAGCCCCACCAGCTCCAGCAGCTGGTCCGCCGGACCCTCGGCAAGTGGGTCTCGGACACCTATCGCCGCAGGCCGATGATCCTCCCGGTGGTCGTGGAGGTCTGA
- a CDS encoding DegT/DnrJ/EryC1/StrS family aminotransferase: protein MLRAAGVGVGDEVVVPAFGNVEVAEAVALAGALPVFADIDPVTYCLAPDAVEAAVTPRTAAVVVVHRFGRRADTGRLRELGQRHGLLVLEQGESEAPYDEIARRRQRAAYLDARLKGVHTPDGGDGHTYQQYVVRVPGNGRPDRDAFARALRCRGVECRVPVKTPVHRLPAFRRCVSLPETERAADETLALPVDAALTKRDMQRTAAACNALGGLLQPAF, encoded by the coding sequence CTGCTCAGGGCCGCCGGGGTCGGGGTCGGTGACGAGGTCGTCGTACCGGCTTTTGGGAACGTCGAAGTCGCCGAGGCCGTGGCCCTGGCGGGCGCGCTCCCGGTGTTCGCCGACATAGACCCGGTGACCTACTGCCTCGCCCCGGACGCGGTCGAGGCGGCCGTAACTCCCCGTACCGCGGCGGTCGTTGTCGTGCACCGCTTCGGACGGCGGGCCGACACGGGGCGGTTGCGCGAACTCGGGCAGCGGCACGGGCTGCTGGTGCTGGAGCAGGGCGAGTCCGAGGCGCCGTACGACGAGATAGCGCGGCGCCGGCAGCGGGCCGCCTATCTCGACGCCAGACTCAAGGGCGTGCACACGCCGGACGGCGGGGACGGGCACACCTATCAGCAGTACGTCGTGCGGGTGCCGGGCAACGGCCGGCCGGACCGGGACGCCTTCGCGCGGGCCCTGCGGTGCAGGGGAGTGGAGTGCCGGGTGCCGGTGAAGACGCCTGTGCACCGGCTGCCGGCCTTCCGCCGGTGCGTGTCGCTGCCGGAGACCGAGCGGGCCGCCGACGAGACACTCGCACTGCCCGTGGACGCCGCGCTCACCAAGCGGGACATGCAGCGGACGGCCGCCGCCTGCAACGCCCTCGGCGGGCTGCTCCAGCCCGCCTTCTGA